A window of the Streptomyces sp. Ag109_O5-10 genome harbors these coding sequences:
- a CDS encoding thioredoxin family protein: MTGLVVCVAVLAAASVYGVLHRRRSGRVRVRGRDDGKRLGAAELGGELGERATLVQFSSAFCAPCRATRRVLGEVAGMVPGVTHVEIDAEARLDLVRELEILKTPTVLVLDATGRVVRRATGQPRKADVIAALGEAV, translated from the coding sequence ATGACCGGACTGGTGGTGTGCGTGGCGGTGCTCGCGGCGGCGAGTGTGTACGGAGTGCTGCACAGGCGGCGGAGCGGGAGGGTACGGGTGCGCGGGCGCGACGACGGCAAACGGCTCGGGGCGGCCGAACTCGGCGGCGAACTGGGCGAACGGGCCACGCTGGTGCAGTTCTCCAGTGCCTTCTGCGCCCCCTGCCGGGCCACCCGGCGGGTGCTGGGCGAGGTCGCCGGGATGGTCCCCGGCGTCACCCACGTCGAGATCGACGCCGAGGCCCGCCTGGACCTCGTACGCGAGCTGGAGATCCTCAAGACCCCCACCGTGCTGGTGCTCGACGCGACCGGCCGGGTGGTGCGCCGGGCCACCGGACAGCCCCGCAAGGCGGACGTCATCGCCGCGCTGGGCGAGGCGGTCTGA
- a CDS encoding DUF4395 domain-containing protein has translation MDIDARGPRFAATVTTVVLAAALITRSPWILAWQTLAFALGAAGGVTKSPYGWAFRTLVRPRLGAPSEFEPPEPPRFAQAVGLVFAGLGLVGFALGPAWLGLAATGLALAAAFLNAAFGYCLGCEMFLLMRRLTARPE, from the coding sequence ATGGACATTGACGCACGTGGGCCGCGGTTCGCGGCGACCGTGACGACGGTCGTACTGGCCGCCGCCCTCATCACCCGAAGCCCCTGGATCCTCGCCTGGCAGACGCTGGCGTTCGCGCTCGGCGCGGCCGGCGGAGTGACCAAATCACCTTACGGCTGGGCGTTCCGGACGCTCGTACGACCGCGCCTCGGCGCCCCGAGCGAGTTCGAACCGCCGGAGCCCCCGCGGTTCGCACAGGCGGTCGGACTGGTCTTCGCGGGGCTCGGTCTGGTCGGATTCGCGCTCGGCCCGGCGTGGTTGGGCCTCGCGGCGACCGGGCTCGCGCTCGCCGCGGCCTTCCTCAATGCGGCGTTCGGGTACTGCCTGGGGTGCGAGATGTTCCTGCTCATGCGGCGGTTGACGGCCCGCCCGGAGTAA
- a CDS encoding 1-acyl-sn-glycerol-3-phosphate acyltransferase, whose translation MAELVYRPVIGFAKTLFKVWDLKIDCQGSENIPRSGGAVLVSNHISYLDFVFDGLAALPQKRLVRFMAKESVFRHRISGPLMRGMKHIPVDRKQGEAAYQHALDSLKSGEIVGVFPEATISQSFTLKSFKSGAARLAQEAGVPLVPMALWGTQRIWTKGQPRNFKRDHLPITVRVGEPVDAPRDQYAGAITRRLRERVQELLDAAQRAYPGRPKDASDSWWLPAHLGGTAPTLDQLKAAEAV comes from the coding sequence ATGGCAGAGCTGGTCTACCGTCCCGTCATCGGTTTCGCCAAGACGCTGTTCAAGGTCTGGGACCTCAAGATCGACTGCCAGGGTTCGGAGAACATCCCGCGCTCGGGCGGCGCCGTGCTGGTGAGCAATCACATCAGCTACCTGGACTTCGTCTTCGACGGCCTGGCGGCGCTGCCGCAGAAGCGCCTGGTGCGGTTCATGGCGAAGGAGTCGGTGTTCCGGCACCGGATCTCCGGCCCGCTGATGCGCGGGATGAAGCACATCCCGGTGGACCGCAAGCAGGGCGAGGCCGCCTACCAGCACGCGCTGGACTCGCTGAAGTCCGGTGAGATCGTGGGGGTCTTCCCGGAGGCCACGATCTCCCAGTCCTTCACGCTGAAGAGCTTCAAGTCGGGTGCCGCGCGCCTCGCGCAGGAGGCCGGTGTCCCGCTCGTGCCGATGGCCCTGTGGGGCACCCAGCGCATCTGGACCAAGGGCCAGCCGCGCAACTTCAAGCGCGACCACCTGCCCATCACCGTCCGGGTCGGCGAGCCGGTCGACGCGCCCCGGGACCAGTACGCGGGCGCCATCACCCGCCGGCTGCGCGAGCGCGTCCAGGAGCTCCTCGACGCCGCCCAGCGTGCCTACCCCGGCCGCCCGAAGGACGCGTCCGACAGCTGGTGGCTCCCGGCCCACCTGGGCGGCACGGCTCCGACGCTGGACCAGCTGAAGGCCGCCGAGGCCGTCTGA
- a CDS encoding B3/4 domain-containing protein: protein MTLTLTVSDEVRALAPGFTHVVIEAHGLVNGPSTEASSALLDDAARRLAGRLDGRAPHEDPHMVAWRAAYTAFGSKPSRTRNSAEALAKRALADGGLPRINLLVDLYNAISVAHLIPVGGEDLDLVQGGMRLVRATGEEDFVTVTGGEETVEHPDAGEVVWCDDAGVTCRRWNWRQGPRTRLTERTTSAVFLLESLAPMPVPEVVAAGAELAELLAKFSPGARVEVRAPEPAG from the coding sequence ATGACTCTCACGCTCACCGTGTCCGACGAGGTGCGCGCTCTCGCGCCCGGCTTCACGCACGTCGTCATCGAGGCTCACGGCCTGGTCAACGGGCCCAGCACGGAGGCGAGTTCGGCGCTCCTCGACGACGCGGCCCGTCGGCTGGCCGGACGCCTCGACGGACGTGCCCCGCACGAGGACCCGCACATGGTGGCCTGGCGGGCCGCCTACACGGCCTTCGGCTCCAAGCCGTCCCGCACCCGCAACTCGGCCGAGGCGCTGGCCAAGCGGGCCCTCGCGGACGGCGGCCTGCCCCGGATCAACCTGCTCGTGGACCTCTACAACGCCATCAGCGTCGCCCACCTGATCCCGGTCGGCGGTGAGGACCTCGACCTCGTGCAGGGTGGGATGCGGCTGGTGCGCGCCACGGGCGAGGAGGACTTCGTCACCGTGACCGGGGGCGAGGAGACCGTCGAGCACCCCGATGCCGGCGAGGTCGTGTGGTGCGACGACGCGGGAGTCACCTGCCGCCGGTGGAACTGGCGCCAGGGCCCGCGCACCCGCCTCACGGAGCGGACCACCTCGGCGGTCTTTCTACTGGAGAGCCTCGCCCCGATGCCGGTGCCGGAGGTGGTGGCGGCGGGCGCCGAACTCGCCGAACTGCTGGCGAAGTTCAGCCCGGGCGCCCGTGTCGAGGTGCGCGCGCCGGAGCCGGCGGGCTGA
- a CDS encoding transglutaminase domain-containing protein yields the protein MEPIQKSADLSAYLAADEAIDHRHPLVLDTAARLAAGVDDSYGYARAAYEFVRDAIPHSQDTGDLRVTWRASDVLERRTGICHAKAHALAALLRAEDIPTALCYQRLAHDDDAGGHVVHGLVAVRFHGAWHRQDPRGNTSGVDAQFSLAGERLAWVPDPQSNEMDYPVLYAEPHPAVLGALKAAPDRPYLWKTLPTAL from the coding sequence ATGGAGCCGATCCAGAAGTCCGCCGACCTGTCCGCCTACTTGGCCGCTGACGAGGCCATCGACCATCGCCATCCGCTGGTCCTGGATACGGCCGCCCGGCTGGCTGCGGGAGTCGACGACTCGTATGGCTATGCACGCGCCGCATACGAGTTCGTGCGGGACGCCATCCCGCACTCGCAGGACACCGGAGACCTGCGTGTGACCTGGCGGGCCTCGGACGTGCTGGAGCGGCGCACGGGTATCTGTCACGCCAAGGCCCATGCGCTGGCGGCGCTGCTGCGCGCCGAGGACATTCCCACGGCCCTGTGCTACCAGCGCCTCGCGCACGACGATGACGCCGGCGGTCACGTCGTGCACGGTCTGGTCGCCGTCCGCTTCCACGGTGCCTGGCACCGGCAGGACCCGCGCGGCAACACGTCGGGCGTGGACGCGCAGTTCTCCCTCGCCGGCGAACGGCTGGCCTGGGTCCCCGACCCGCAGTCCAATGAGATGGACTATCCGGTCCTGTACGCTGAACCTCACCCGGCCGTGCTCGGCGCGCTCAAGGCGGCGCCCGACCGTCCGTATCTCTGGAAGACGCTCCCCACCGCACTCTGA
- a CDS encoding low specificity L-threonine aldolase: MNPPRTDARRHHDPQVRGFASDNYAGAHPEVLAALALANGGHQVAYGEDEYTENLQRIVRSHFGATAEAFPVFNGTGANVVALQAVTDRWGAVICAESAHINVDEGGAPERMGGLKLLTVPTPDGKLTPDLIDRQAYGWDDEHRAMPQVVSITQSTELGTLYTPDEIRAICEHAHAHGMKVHLDGSRIANAAASLDVPMRTFTNAVGVDILSLGGTKNGAIFGEAVVVINQDAVSHMKHLRKLSMQLASKMRFVSVQLEALLAKDLWLRNARHANEMAQRLAEGVRAVHGVEILHPVQANGVFARLPHDVSLRLQKRFRFYFWDEAAGDVRWMCAFDTTEEDVDAFVAALKEEMAR; the protein is encoded by the coding sequence GTGAACCCTCCCAGGACCGACGCGCGTCGCCACCACGACCCGCAGGTCCGCGGTTTCGCCAGTGACAACTACGCCGGAGCCCACCCCGAGGTACTGGCCGCCCTGGCCCTCGCCAACGGCGGCCACCAGGTGGCGTACGGCGAGGACGAGTACACGGAGAACCTCCAGCGGATCGTCCGCAGCCACTTCGGGGCCACGGCGGAGGCCTTCCCGGTCTTCAACGGCACCGGCGCCAACGTCGTCGCGCTCCAGGCGGTCACCGACCGCTGGGGCGCGGTGATCTGCGCCGAGAGCGCGCACATCAACGTCGACGAGGGCGGCGCCCCCGAGCGCATGGGCGGCCTCAAGCTGCTCACCGTGCCCACCCCCGACGGCAAGCTCACCCCGGACCTCATCGACCGGCAGGCGTACGGCTGGGACGACGAGCACCGCGCCATGCCCCAGGTGGTGTCCATCACCCAGAGCACCGAGCTGGGCACCCTGTACACGCCCGACGAGATCCGCGCGATCTGCGAGCACGCCCACGCGCACGGCATGAAGGTGCACCTGGACGGCTCCCGGATAGCCAACGCGGCGGCCTCCCTTGACGTCCCGATGCGTACGTTCACCAACGCCGTCGGCGTGGACATCCTCTCCCTGGGCGGCACCAAGAACGGCGCGATCTTCGGCGAGGCCGTCGTGGTGATCAACCAGGACGCCGTCAGCCACATGAAGCACCTGCGCAAGCTGTCCATGCAGCTCGCCTCCAAGATGCGCTTCGTGTCGGTCCAGTTGGAGGCCCTGCTCGCCAAGGACCTGTGGCTGCGCAACGCCCGGCACGCCAACGAGATGGCCCAGCGGCTCGCCGAGGGCGTACGGGCCGTGCACGGCGTGGAGATCCTCCACCCGGTGCAGGCCAACGGCGTCTTCGCGCGGCTCCCGCACGACGTGAGCCTGCGGCTCCAGAAGCGTTTCCGGTTCTACTTCTGGGACGAGGCGGCCGGGGACGTGCGCTGGATGTGCGCGTTCGACACGACCGAGGAGGACGTGGACGCGTTCGTGGCGGCGCTCAAGGAGGAGATGGCGCGCTGA
- a CDS encoding SDR family NAD(P)-dependent oxidoreductase, protein MAGNGSLSGAVIAVAGAGGPAGHATLVRLAEAGATVVGADNSPERLAEAVDAARYAGGGAVVTGETVDLLDLESTRAWADRIEKDHGRIDGLVHLVGGWRGSATFAETDLADWDLLEKLLIRTVQHTSLAFYDGLQRSERGRYVLISAAGAAKPTAGNAAYSAAKAAAEAWTLAMADGFRKAGGEAGPTSAAAILVVKALVHDAMRAERPNAKFAGFTDVKDLAEAVEGVWSRSAAEVNGNRLWLTEKP, encoded by the coding sequence ATGGCGGGCAACGGGTCTCTCAGTGGTGCGGTGATCGCGGTGGCCGGGGCGGGCGGACCCGCCGGGCACGCGACGCTGGTCAGGCTGGCGGAGGCGGGCGCGACCGTCGTCGGCGCCGACAACAGCCCCGAGCGGCTCGCGGAGGCCGTGGACGCGGCGCGCTACGCGGGCGGCGGCGCCGTGGTCACCGGCGAGACGGTCGACCTGCTCGACCTGGAATCGACCCGGGCCTGGGCCGACCGCATCGAGAAGGACCACGGCCGGATCGACGGCCTGGTCCACCTGGTCGGCGGCTGGCGCGGCAGCGCCACCTTCGCCGAGACCGACCTCGCCGACTGGGACCTGCTGGAGAAGCTGCTGATCCGCACCGTCCAGCACACCTCCCTGGCCTTCTACGACGGCCTGCAGCGCAGCGAGCGCGGCCGGTACGTGCTGATCAGCGCCGCCGGCGCGGCGAAGCCCACCGCCGGCAACGCCGCCTACTCCGCGGCCAAGGCGGCCGCCGAGGCCTGGACGCTCGCCATGGCCGACGGCTTCCGCAAGGCCGGGGGCGAGGCGGGCCCCACCTCCGCTGCTGCCATCCTGGTGGTGAAGGCGTTGGTGCACGACGCGATGCGCGCCGAGCGTCCCAACGCGAAGTTCGCGGGCTTCACGGACGTCAAGGACCTCGCCGAGGCCGTCGAGGGCGTCTGGAGCAGGTCCGCCGCCGAAGTGAACGGAAACCGTCTGTGGCTGACCGAGAAGCCGTGA
- a CDS encoding DUF6421 family protein has product MTEILVQAGSEGQVSPVTRVVEHPAWPVLKDAVERIRPWQSKDGSIDFEAEGAPARAEADAAVGRVVEAVEELSPLLPHDAGYHQALVTDLRRWAVGGFQVPDFLDSLLAFQPAAGRADGLQHLVVFPMYTQNGNPDRNLEAVVLRMVWPDWLAELERTRYDNPLFCGIKFEDFTAGYDTNSAVLFPETIAVREAPERFSWGGIFCDREAARFRRVTDAAVGILGLELPEDIAAMVHDQKRCEEAFVLWDMVHDRTHSHGDLPFDPFMIKQRQPFWMYGLEELRCDLTAFKEAVKLAADGVPQARDVQYAVLFDRMFRFPVTGDRVRNYDGLGGQLLFAYLHKHDVVRWTDNKLAIDWERAPQVTNQLCAEIEKLYKDGIDRPKLVHWFAGYELVATYLAPHPGSKWAKGPDALDLTLPPRKLVDDVLPDEFPLSMFYEALSKKLKNVIAETKGITADSAEPVAA; this is encoded by the coding sequence ATGACGGAAATTCTTGTGCAGGCGGGTTCGGAGGGACAGGTCTCTCCCGTGACCAGGGTGGTCGAGCACCCGGCGTGGCCCGTGCTCAAGGATGCCGTGGAACGGATCCGGCCATGGCAGTCGAAGGACGGATCGATCGACTTCGAGGCCGAGGGCGCGCCCGCACGGGCCGAGGCCGACGCGGCCGTAGGGCGTGTCGTCGAAGCCGTGGAAGAGCTGTCCCCGCTGCTCCCGCACGACGCCGGCTACCACCAGGCGCTGGTGACGGACCTGCGGCGCTGGGCCGTCGGCGGCTTCCAGGTGCCCGACTTCCTCGACTCGCTGCTCGCCTTCCAGCCCGCCGCGGGCCGCGCGGACGGCCTCCAGCACCTGGTCGTCTTCCCGATGTACACGCAGAACGGCAACCCGGACCGCAACCTGGAGGCGGTCGTGCTCCGCATGGTCTGGCCGGACTGGCTGGCCGAGCTGGAGCGCACCCGGTACGACAACCCGCTCTTCTGCGGCATCAAGTTCGAGGACTTCACGGCCGGCTACGACACCAACTCCGCCGTCCTCTTCCCCGAGACCATCGCCGTACGCGAAGCGCCGGAACGATTCTCCTGGGGCGGCATCTTCTGCGACCGCGAGGCCGCCCGCTTCCGCCGGGTCACCGACGCCGCCGTCGGCATCCTGGGCCTCGAGCTCCCCGAGGACATCGCCGCGATGGTCCACGACCAGAAGCGCTGCGAGGAGGCCTTCGTCCTGTGGGACATGGTCCACGACCGCACCCACAGCCACGGGGACCTGCCGTTCGACCCGTTCATGATCAAGCAGCGCCAGCCGTTCTGGATGTACGGCCTGGAGGAACTGCGCTGCGACCTCACCGCCTTCAAGGAGGCCGTGAAGCTGGCGGCCGACGGCGTCCCGCAGGCCCGGGACGTGCAGTACGCGGTGCTCTTCGACCGCATGTTCCGTTTCCCGGTCACCGGCGACCGGGTCCGCAACTACGACGGGCTCGGCGGCCAGCTGCTCTTCGCCTACCTGCACAAGCACGACGTGGTCCGCTGGACCGACAACAAGCTCGCCATCGACTGGGAGCGCGCCCCGCAGGTCACCAACCAGCTGTGCGCCGAGATCGAGAAGCTGTACAAGGACGGCATCGACCGTCCGAAGCTCGTCCACTGGTTCGCCGGCTACGAGCTGGTCGCCACCTACCTCGCGCCGCACCCGGGCTCCAAGTGGGCCAAGGGCCCGGACGCCCTGGACCTGACCCTGCCGCCGCGCAAGCTCGTGGACGACGTGCTTCCCGACGAGTTTCCGCTGAGCATGTTCTACGAGGCCCTGTCCAAGAAGCTGAAGAACGTGATCGCCGAGACCAAGGGCATCACCGCGGACAGCGCCGAGCCGGTCGCCGCGTGA
- a CDS encoding glycerophosphodiester phosphodiesterase family protein, with the protein MNFLTIGHRGVMGVEPENTLRSFVAAQQAGLDLIELDLHLSKDGALVVMHDAEVDRTTDGTGPIADKTLEELRALDAGRGERVPVFEEVLDAVRTPLQAEIKDVAAARALAEVMQRRDLVSRVEVSSFHDEAVAEIARLVPGVRTALIASRYGTDVVERAQEAGAATLCLNIRRLTLEVVEHARKADLRVIGWVVNTQDDLRLVRALQLDGATTDYPEIKRTARFTA; encoded by the coding sequence TTGAACTTCCTCACCATCGGTCACCGCGGAGTCATGGGCGTCGAGCCCGAGAACACCCTCCGTTCCTTCGTCGCCGCCCAGCAGGCCGGCCTCGACCTGATCGAACTCGATCTTCACCTCAGCAAGGACGGCGCCCTCGTCGTCATGCACGACGCGGAGGTGGACCGCACGACCGACGGCACCGGACCGATCGCCGACAAGACCCTGGAGGAACTGCGCGCGCTGGACGCGGGCCGGGGCGAGCGGGTGCCGGTGTTCGAGGAGGTCCTGGACGCGGTGCGCACGCCGTTGCAGGCCGAGATCAAGGACGTGGCCGCGGCCCGGGCGCTGGCCGAGGTCATGCAGCGGCGGGACCTGGTGTCCCGGGTCGAGGTGTCCTCGTTCCATGACGAGGCGGTCGCCGAGATCGCCCGGCTGGTGCCGGGGGTGCGCACCGCGCTGATCGCCAGCCGCTACGGCACCGATGTCGTAGAACGGGCCCAGGAGGCGGGGGCGGCCACCCTCTGCCTGAACATCCGCAGGCTGACCCTGGAGGTCGTGGAGCACGCCCGCAAGGCGGACCTGCGGGTCATCGGCTGGGTGGTGAACACCCAGGACGACCTGCGGCTGGTGCGCGCGCTCCAGCTGGACGGCGCGACGACCGACTACCCGGAGATCAAGCGCACCGCCCGCTTCACGGCCTGA
- a CDS encoding GNAT family N-acetyltransferase — translation MENVAAGPTFRDATDTDVAVLVALIESAYRGDDSRVGWTTEADILKGQRTDPEGVLDVIKAPDGKLLVGERDGRVVACCQLEHRGDHAYFGMFAVSPALQGAGLGKVVIAEAERRVREDWGVTEMHMTVISVREDLIAWYERRGYRRTGKTTPFPYGEERFGIPLRDDLEFELLVKPLV, via the coding sequence ATGGAGAACGTCGCCGCCGGACCGACCTTCCGCGACGCCACCGACACCGACGTGGCCGTCCTGGTCGCGTTGATCGAGTCGGCCTACCGGGGCGACGACAGCCGCGTCGGCTGGACCACCGAGGCGGACATCCTGAAGGGGCAGCGCACCGACCCGGAGGGCGTCCTCGACGTGATCAAGGCGCCGGACGGCAAGCTCCTCGTCGGCGAGCGGGACGGCCGAGTCGTCGCCTGCTGCCAGCTCGAACACCGCGGCGACCACGCCTACTTCGGCATGTTCGCGGTGAGCCCCGCCCTCCAGGGCGCCGGCCTCGGCAAGGTCGTCATCGCCGAGGCGGAGCGCCGGGTGCGCGAGGACTGGGGCGTGACCGAGATGCACATGACGGTGATCTCGGTGCGCGAGGACCTCATCGCCTGGTACGAGCGGCGCGGCTACCGCCGTACGGGAAAGACGACGCCGTTCCCGTACGGCGAGGAGCGCTTCGGCATTCCGCTCCGTGACGACCTGGAGTTCGAGCTGCTGGTCAAGCCGCTGGTGTGA
- a CDS encoding VOC family protein, translating into MVHVLSSRTLIHPTDPERSRAFYGERLGLAVYREFGEGPERGTVYFLGGGFLEVSGRSDTPPSPAVQLWLQVADAAAAHEELVAKGVAIVRPPVKEPWGLVEMWIADPDGTRIALVEVPADHPLRYRPGI; encoded by the coding sequence ATGGTGCATGTACTGAGCAGCCGTACGCTGATCCACCCCACCGACCCCGAGCGGTCCCGGGCCTTCTACGGTGAGCGGCTCGGGCTCGCCGTCTACCGCGAGTTCGGTGAGGGTCCGGAGCGCGGCACGGTCTACTTCCTCGGCGGCGGCTTCCTGGAGGTCTCCGGCCGGTCGGACACGCCGCCCTCGCCGGCCGTGCAGCTGTGGCTGCAGGTCGCGGACGCCGCGGCGGCGCACGAGGAGCTGGTGGCGAAGGGCGTCGCGATCGTGCGCCCGCCCGTGAAGGAGCCGTGGGGCCTGGTCGAGATGTGGATCGCCGATCCGGACGGGACCCGGATCGCGCTGGTGGAGGTTCCGGCCGACCATCCGCTGCGGTACCGGCCGGGGATCTGA
- a CDS encoding MarR family winged helix-turn-helix transcriptional regulator: protein MTATNGRPAAGSDADRGAEDFVSNGAGGAAARDDTVAAVVGQWRSVHPALDTGPMEVIGRINRCAALLQQAEDAPLRRAGLSRPEFDLLGALRRTGHELTPSELAKETFSSGAAVTKRLKQLTERGLVERRGDARDRRVAHLRLTDAGRELVDGILPEQLAYESAVLSVVAPEGQGELAGLLAQLLGRLEGRTGALRV from the coding sequence ATGACGGCGACCAACGGACGGCCGGCGGCCGGGAGCGACGCGGACAGGGGCGCGGAAGACTTCGTGAGCAACGGTGCGGGCGGCGCCGCCGCCCGGGACGACACGGTCGCGGCCGTGGTCGGGCAGTGGCGGAGCGTCCATCCCGCGCTGGACACGGGTCCCATGGAGGTCATCGGCCGGATCAACCGCTGCGCCGCCCTCCTCCAGCAGGCCGAGGACGCCCCGCTGCGCCGGGCCGGCCTCAGCCGCCCCGAGTTCGACCTGCTCGGCGCGCTCCGCCGCACCGGCCACGAGCTGACCCCGAGCGAACTCGCCAAGGAGACCTTCTCCTCCGGCGCCGCCGTCACCAAACGCCTCAAGCAGCTCACCGAGCGCGGCCTGGTCGAGCGGCGCGGCGACGCCCGTGACCGCAGGGTCGCCCACCTCCGCCTCACCGACGCGGGCCGCGAACTCGTCGACGGCATCCTGCCCGAGCAGCTCGCCTACGAGAGCGCCGTGCTGTCCGTCGTCGCCCCCGAGGGGCAGGGCGAACTGGCCGGGCTCCTCGCGCAGTTGCTGGGCCGACTGGAGGGGCGGACGGGGGCGCTGCGGGTCTGA
- a CDS encoding FUSC family protein, giving the protein MSTAPPTTTPRLPLAGTLRLGRPSDIWFKPACSVVAAVAAPNLVLLALGRLDLAMYTMAGSLCALYGHNCPYPARARTLAWVILGMVGGLAVALTAASLTTDAVVLVTVGALMAAVQKVLCDATRVGPPGNVVLTFISSASLFAPQTLGQVPGHVGLALTAGAWAWLVGMAPGLLRPHGPERRATARALNATAAYADTRRTGTGTATGSGDGHDRARATAATAVQAAWQSLLVTGARTDRTRRALEHLVVRAEVALAAPADADPALLRGWARALRGTGRVPRVAGADDDLLGIDAELSVPRRPLWRRLGPLAPFAVRTALGCALAGYASLALGVGRPYWALVTAASLYQANVTLTWSRGVQRVVGNLLGVFVFAAVVPLAHLHPVALVLCCLAFNFGAEALIGRNYWLGSVCVTPMALLVTEFARTQDAGQLITERVVDTLVGALVGFATAVVVTNRRAGDRIGHALTAVEQAREQAARLLAGPQPAPRALETARRALSAALADLRAAADAASGEWWQGALPQERVVLAEQSGHRTLAATVRRQEAHSWDGARTTEDVRP; this is encoded by the coding sequence ATGAGCACCGCGCCCCCCACGACCACCCCCCGTCTGCCCCTCGCCGGGACGCTGCGCCTCGGCCGGCCCTCCGACATCTGGTTCAAACCAGCCTGCAGCGTGGTCGCCGCGGTCGCCGCGCCCAACCTGGTCCTGCTGGCCCTGGGCCGCCTCGACCTGGCGATGTACACGATGGCCGGCTCGCTGTGCGCCCTCTACGGCCACAACTGCCCCTACCCCGCCCGCGCCCGGACCCTGGCGTGGGTGATCCTCGGCATGGTCGGCGGCCTCGCCGTCGCCCTGACCGCCGCCTCGCTCACCACCGACGCCGTCGTCCTGGTCACCGTCGGCGCGCTCATGGCCGCGGTGCAGAAGGTCCTCTGCGACGCCACCCGCGTCGGGCCGCCGGGGAACGTGGTCCTCACCTTCATCAGCTCCGCCTCCCTGTTCGCCCCGCAGACCCTCGGCCAGGTCCCCGGACACGTCGGCCTCGCCCTCACGGCGGGCGCCTGGGCCTGGCTGGTCGGCATGGCCCCCGGACTGCTGCGCCCGCACGGCCCCGAGCGCCGGGCCACCGCCCGTGCCCTGAACGCCACCGCCGCCTACGCCGACACCCGCCGCACCGGCACCGGCACTGCCACCGGCAGCGGCGACGGCCACGACCGGGCCCGCGCCACCGCGGCCACCGCCGTGCAGGCCGCCTGGCAGTCCCTGCTCGTCACCGGCGCCCGCACCGACCGCACCCGCCGCGCCCTCGAACACCTCGTCGTCCGCGCCGAGGTCGCCCTCGCCGCCCCGGCCGACGCCGACCCGGCGCTGCTGCGCGGCTGGGCCCGCGCCCTGCGCGGCACCGGACGCGTGCCGCGCGTCGCCGGCGCCGACGACGACCTGCTCGGCATCGACGCCGAGCTCTCCGTCCCGCGCCGCCCGTTGTGGCGCCGACTCGGCCCGCTCGCCCCCTTCGCCGTCCGCACCGCGCTCGGCTGCGCCCTGGCCGGCTACGCCTCCCTCGCCCTGGGTGTCGGCCGCCCCTACTGGGCGCTGGTCACCGCCGCCTCCCTCTACCAGGCCAACGTCACCCTCACCTGGAGCCGGGGCGTCCAGCGCGTCGTCGGCAACCTCCTCGGCGTCTTCGTCTTCGCCGCCGTCGTCCCGCTCGCCCACCTCCATCCGGTCGCCCTGGTGCTGTGCTGCCTCGCCTTCAACTTCGGCGCCGAGGCACTGATCGGCCGCAACTACTGGCTCGGGAGTGTCTGCGTCACCCCGATGGCCCTGCTCGTCACCGAGTTCGCCCGCACCCAGGACGCGGGACAGCTGATCACCGAGCGGGTCGTGGACACCCTGGTCGGCGCCCTCGTCGGCTTCGCCACCGCCGTCGTCGTCACCAACCGGCGGGCCGGCGACCGCATCGGACACGCTCTGACCGCCGTCGAACAGGCCCGCGAACAGGCCGCCCGCCTGCTCGCCGGGCCGCAGCCGGCCCCGCGCGCCCTGGAGACCGCCCGGCGCGCCCTGTCCGCGGCCCTGGCCGACCTGCGCGCCGCCGCCGACGCCGCGTCCGGGGAGTGGTGGCAGGGCGCGCTGCCCCAGGAGCGGGTCGTGCTCGCCGAGCAGTCCGGACACCGTACGCTCGCCGCGACGGTACGACGCCAGGAAGCGCACTCCTGGGACGGCGCGAGGACAACGGAGGACGTACGGCCATGA